Sequence from the Nymphaea colorata isolate Beijing-Zhang1983 chromosome 9, ASM883128v2, whole genome shotgun sequence genome:
ttttaattgtattttttagaattaaaaatatataattatcccGGTACCATTGTACGGAAATACGCCATACCCATACCTGCTTCCTCTTACCTGCATCCGTACCAGCACCGTATCCTGTacattatttaaaaatttactgaaATAATAAATGTATAGGCAAAAAAGAAGTGTGGCACTCCAACAGCAACCACGTATTTCCTCTTTGGGTTGCTCAACTTCCATTGAAGGAGTCGATCATTCCTTTTTCCGCCCAAATTTTGAATTACAAACATGGAAGCGGTTCAGCCATTCCAACCTTCACAACGGAGTTCTGCATCGCCCGTAAGATCCAGGACGATCAAATGTAGCAGTGCGTGTCACACACGCTTCAACTTGATAGTTAATGTTAGATCATGTCTAttgtgtttttaatatttttcttaagcTTCTtgtaaaaaacgaaaaatagaaaataaatgagaaaaacgcCGTAAAAATTGCAGTTGGTAAATATGGAAAGCGAGTAAAACCAGCATCAAAATGAGAGACTGGTCCGTCAAGTTATTTTCTCCTATTGGGATCTAACAATTATAATTATAAGGTGGACAATAAAGATGCATGTGCAAGGACAAAAAGATGTGAATAGGAGGACAAAGGACCACCTTAAATTTCCGATTCTAAACGCCTTCCTTTCTAATTGGTTGCCTTCAAATCTGGCTTCCTATCAGCGGTACAGTATATGGAGACTGTGTCAATAACTCTATCTCTTCTCCAGTCATAGACCAtttatggagagagagaatgaatcACTGTGACTTCACCTTACTATTTAACCAGGGTAGCTTATCTGAAGCAGATGGATGATTGAATTAGAAACAAGGACAAAAAGATGTGAATTAATACTATATCATGAAAATGtccattacttttttttatttgtttttctcttaaccatctatTATATTAGATTGACCCTAGTTAGATGACTAAGTGACTCCAAAAACtagtcatcattcaatttttctatatacatatatacacacacacacacacacacacacacacacacagagagagagagagagagagagagagaatacaccGAGTCCAACTTAATTGCCCAGAGTGAAGGACATATACATTATATGGACCATATGCAACTGGCCATAGTTGGAAGAGTCATTTTCAATGGGAGATAAAGATGCAATGATTCATGAAACAGTGTAttataatatttcatgaatcttaAGAATATGTTACTATTGTCAAACGGTCCCTATCTAATTCGTCTAGTAAGCCAGCCATTACCATGTCAAATGGAAGCTTTCAAGAACTCGATTATCAGGTGAAAGCACCCGTTTATCAGGATCAGTACATGAAATAACATGAGCAACATATTCTATTTCAATAATTCATGCGCTATGCATCTATGCTAAATAAACTAACAACGAAATATAAGCTCATCAAAGTAATATCTAATAAACAACAATCAAGGGCAACTTACTATTGCCATAGTTTTGATACTCAGACAATATAGTAAGAATAAGAATGACAACAtttaagggaaaaaagaaaatttaagtcAAGCATactgataaaaaaagaagaaaataaaagattagtTGTGTCAACAGGACAGATCTCTATGGACACAGGTGGAGAGtcttgtatatattgttttcatGCTAAAATCAAGTATCTAATGTTATTTCAGCATTATCAAAAGGAGCCAGGAATGCTTAGCCCTTGGAAATTTGCTGAAAACAATTAGAGCTCAGATGGAACTCCTCTTTGGTGTGACAGGTTTGTAAACTATACCAGGCTAAAAATATTACTGAGCCATTTAAATCATCTCATCTGATAAAATCACCTTATGAAAGTTGGTCACAATCTAGGTCatctatcttttcattttctgtgaTAGAGTATCGCCATTATAAGTACTAATTAAGTACTATAAGTGACCATTGCAGTTTGCCTTCTAGGAATCTAAGTGATTGGGCAAGGCCAATTAATGGGAAGGATGTAGTATCACTTTCAAAGGTGATCAGCCGAATGAGGAGATCCGCAGTTTAATCACACATCATGGGCTCAAACTAAATTCTTAATCAAACATCTTTAATACCTACCTGCTGGCATCCTAGTTTCAATGTACAAAAACTGCAGTATTGAAGAGTTATTACCTTCCCTCGCTTGCACGAGCCTGATCTGTCACTCTGTTGAGCACAGAATGGTTTAGTTTTGCATCGCAAGGGTCTTGAAGAAGAGACATCAGTATGCACTTGCATTGCTTTCTCATGCCGCTTTCGCTTGGTTGTATCCCTTTCTTTGGAGTTGGGTACACAACATAAAAACTGATCCAGATTCTCCTTTAAGTCACCAGAAAATTGGGTAATTTGAATATTGTAAGCTTTGATATTCTGTTCTTTATTCTTCTCATTGTCACCAGTACTTGCGTTGTCTTTCTTAGTAGAATTTTGTGAAAGAATAATTTTGAGACCAGAAGGCTTCATAGCAGCAGGAGCGTGATGCACATCTACGTGCATCTTATGGACCACAGCTTTAGATGGAACCTCCGTGTGTCCTGCTCTACCAGATGGATTTGCATCATACTTATCAGAAAATTGGGAGCTTTTCTTCTGTCTCATGTTCCTTGTAACATCTTTCTCTTTGCCTTCCACGAAACTGTTCACATAATTCATTTCCCATTGATCATAGGCAGAGCAAGCAACATAGAAAGAGACGAACTTCCTTCCTTCTGGAGTAAAGTAATGTAGTTCCTGTCTTGTGCCTTTCCACTCATACCTGAATTTCCAGCCCATTAACAAGAGATGCGCTTTTGCCTCTGTCCTGACTCTGTCAACAAGTGCTTTTGACACAGAATCGTTTGTATTCTTCTTCCGATCCAGGAGCTGAATATAGTCTGTGACTGCTTGGCGATTGTATTTTGGGACCAcgtcttcattttttctcttagTTGCTGAAAGTTGTTGCCCATTGAAGGGAACTATTCGGCAAGGCAAATGAGAAGGATCTCTGTCATTTCGTAAGAGGCCGTCTGTTACATGATCACCACCATTATAAGACAGTAATCCTGCATTGGCAATAAAATGTACATTGATTTGAGTTGAATTGAAATGGAAATAGATACCAATTTAATTTTCCTGTTAAGAACCTCTGGTAATTGCTATAGGTTTAACTTGTTCTTATTTAGACGTTCAAAGTGCTTTCATCTACCTGCTAATATCCTTTCTGGATTTAACAAAGGTTTCCCAATCGCAGCCAAAATGACATGATTTACATCCATTTTCTTGACGTCTTCTATGGGTTCTGTTTCCCGCAAATAAGAGCACAATACACCTGATAGGGATGGCTTTAAGACTTTTGATCTCAACTTGAAAGAGGTCCAAAATTCCAGTTAATGctcataattttttcataatgTCATCTCCTGTGTGTGCACATACAGAAACTAGCTACCAATCTTAGCAACTCTAGTTACTAaatctatttttctctttagtGATGTTTTACGTTGAATATTTTCTATGATGGAAGGCATCATATATATAAGGACTGTGATTGAAAGAGAAATCCTTGTCATCTCTCAATGCTTGTTCGCCAAGTTAGATTAGTAGATGCTTTTGGCAACATTATTTCAATCGGAATCATTCTTTTATAGATGAAAACATGTGTTAACTGAGTCGATTACATAATAGATGATCAGCCATTTATTCTCTAAGTCCCTCGAATTCTTCCTGGGGTACTGTAATTAGATGTTCTAATCACGAATCCTGCCAATAAAATGAAGTAAATCTAAATAAACATGAAAAGTTGCATTAAATGCTCCATACATTTGTTTGGAGTAATTACATGTGAGTGTGTCTGGTTTCATAAACCAGTTCTTTCAACAATGATCAAAACAGTTGGGAATGTAAGTACCTGGTTCTTTAACATGACTCTCTTCAGAATAGCACAACTGCCTGCTTCTTGGCTCGGATACTCTCCGCCTCTTAGAGACACGCTCTTCGCTCGAAGAAACAACAGCTATATCTTTCTCGATTCCACAATCCGTTATATACCGATTTCTCATAACCAGCTTCATTAGTTTCTTCCACACTAATGGCTCTCCGAGAGGCCACTCCCCAATATCGCGAACGAAACCGTCCGTCGTTCTTAATCCATACCAAAACTGCTTAACCCAGGCCGGCGTCGCCATATCAGCGAATTCGTTTAGTTCGCCGATTAGTTGCAGAAACACCCACGTACCGCGAGCCTTCCAGGCGCCGGAGGCTTCATCCCAGTCATGCGAGAGGCGCAACTGGTCTATATCGAAAGTCATCTCATCGCCCTCGTCCGGGAAGAAGACGGACCTCCTAGCGGCGCCGGCGTCGCGATCGAAGACGACGCCCTCCCACCACCCATCTTGATACAACGCGTCGACGCACAGACCGTACTGCAGGTCTTTCCCGGAGAAGTATACGTTTGGAGCACGCGGCCTGATCCAGCCGCGATAGCCTGTCGCGGCGAAAGCAGCGGAGGGACGGTTGCAGCCGTCGAGGACGTCGGAGACCTCAATGCGCTCGACCCAGTTCGTGACGCCGTCGTCGTAGAGGAGGTTCTCGTACCAGACGTGGCGGACACGATGGGAGACGCCGATGACGCGAGCCATCTGCCATGACCCTCTGAGCCCGTCCTCCAATTGCCTCACCTGCTATCTCTCATCCAACAAGAAGGACAGACGTCAGCAAGCTAGAAAACGTTTTCCCGTTCTCAAGCAAAAGAGCAAGTGATTCGACTGATGAAGAAGACGACGATCATCGTCATGTGAAGAAAAGAACAGTGATAGATGGAAATACCTCAACCTCCTCCTCGACAAGGAGAAGCTTCTTACTCTTGCTCATTGGAACTCTTTCTTTCTCGCACCCTCTCTTTCAGAACTGGAAGCAGGACAACGGACAAATACGCATAGAGGTTAAAGAGGGCGGGGGATTCCCAGAAAGCGTTGCAGAAAAAAGTAACGAGAGGATAATACAGTAATTTCCCTCAAACCCTTTTCCACGttattaatttcattttattttaaagaGCTTTAACTCTTGTGGCAGGTTCAGATTTCGCTAGggttttcttttaataaattttcCATTCAAAACTAATATTTATCCCTAAATTTAGAAAGATCCCTTATATTTCCAAATGTGAGCAGAAGGTACTTTCCATCTTATGTCATCAGCAGGGGAAGGCATGTTCCCACATGCTATCGTATGGTCAGTTTGGTAATTTTacactataattttttttttttttaagttttagtttTGCCCTTAGATTGATCTTTCATTTAATGGACACGAATCCATGTTTTTTCACGTGATATGATTCAAACGCCAAACTGCATGATACCCATCCAGAAGGTATTTTCTTACTGAAATTTATGAAGTGGCAGTTCTTGTTTGAGTGCTTAGTTAAAAGTTGTCTTGCATCTATTAAGATTACTTACATTTGTTCTTTTAAAGTATAGTTAGCAAAATTGTGACCATGACTCAGATCGGCTGATGATCGGGTGAGTGAATTGACTCGTCGActcgagttttaaaataagtCGGGCCACATCATGAGTGAGTTGGGCCAAGTCAAGTATGAGTTCTGAGCGAGCTAAGCCAACCTTGACTGGTGGTCAAGTTTTTCAACTATTTGAGTTGGACTCAAATGATTCCTAAGCCAAGTTGGTGAGTCAGCCAACTGTGCTAGGAGATATTCGATCGAATGAAATGTTTACAGACATACTTTGAAGCTGGACCTTTTTAGATAAAATTTGAGGATCAGGGTTGAAATACTTTTTTTGGGCGCTCCCTTATTGAACACCTTAAAAACAAAGGTGATCCCACCTTAAGTTGAAAAAATTCTCCATAATCAAACACGCCCCTatattacaacaaaaaaaaaaaaagcctgaCCCTAATAGTGAAAgtaattttcattattttggagGGGAAGATGTAAATCATGAACATCTTCGACAATTACACATTGCTTACCGGGAAGCTGCCGTACACTTTGGTAATCATTCTATTAAGAAAATAGCAATCACCCGCCAACGATTGGTTCCATGGTCTAGTGGTTAGGACATTGGACTCTGAATCCAGCAACCCGAGTTCAAATCTCGGTGGAACCTCGTTCTTTCCATTTTTCGCTCTTTGTAGCCTACTTCACGGAACCCGAGTTCAAATCTCGGTGGAACCTCGTTCTTCCCCTTTTTCACTCTTTATAGCCTAGTTCACGGTTGTCAGAAAAATGGATTTGTTTTGCCCCAGAAAagataatttgaatctgaagcGCCAGAAGTCTTTCGTATTAATtgccaaaagaaataaaactgAAACTTCTGTTTAACAGCTGCCAAACTTCCCTGAGTTCGTCGGGATTTCTAAAAGTATATGAGTCGTCGTGAGGTGacgtaaaaaataaaatcttaaaacaaataaaagtaaTTTTTGTAACAGAAATATATACACAAAATGATATTATCGACAGGTTCTTATCGTTAAGACTCAAGAATTGAAAATAATGAAGCAGCACTCCGCCCCATAATCTTTTAAATAAAGCGTTATATTTAAAGGTGAGTAAGAGGTTAAccaattgattaaaaaattctattttttttaattttagtaaCTATTGAAAATAAGAATGAAGCTAAATATTTTAGTGGAAgtcaaaattatatttattgGCAAATatataaaagggaaaaagcCTACAATCACCTAAAGCATTTTCAAAACCGTTGGAAGGGAAGGGGACAGAGAGAGAATCATCTCCTCCTCTGCACAATGGCATCACTCCTCACCACACCTTCTCCACCTCTCCTCCTCCAGACCACGCCCAGCAGCAGACCTTTTGGAGGTTCTCTCTCGCTTCGGAAGCGCGTCTCTCCGCAAACCCTTCACTCTACCGTCCAGCAGAACGATTCCCCTGTTGCTGCTTCCACTTCTGACTCTGTACTCTCCGCGGAGCCCCAGCTCCCAATAGAAGACACAGAGAGGGTGATTCCAATTGGGTACTTCTTTAACTTCCTTCTTCATCCAATTTCTTTCCATAGCATCCTTAATAAGGCCGGTTTAGCTTCTTCTTGTGTAATTGATATAACATCTTCGCTGTTGCATTTGAAAATTGAGGATAAAATAGTGAAATTAAACGATGGATTTATTGTTAGTTGTTACCTTATGCTAGTATTGAATGAGAAGATTAGTAAGATGTCTATAGAACTCTTTTATGTTCAAAGCCATCAATACCTTGCTTGACCATTTTatggttgattttttttttattgttaatataATCAATGTGCCTAGAGTTGCAATTGTTAGAACtgcttgaatatttttcatcccTCCTTTTCTCTTGAACTGGTTGATTTTGTCTAGTTGTTGTCTTGGATTGCCATAGCACCGCCCCTCAGAAGCAAAGCACTCGATCCACTAGAAAAATACtgctgtttattttttttgctgccGTGTTTTCCCAATAACACGGAAAACCATTCCTGGGATAAAGGACCTGGACGTGATGGTTTGATCTGCCTTCCCTACTGTCGCCTTTCCATTGCACTACTCAACAGTGTGAAGCCCCGAGTTTGAACTTGAAGGCTCCTTGAACCCAGAAACCGTCACCGGACAAGCTCGGTGATGCTTTGCCTGCTGACCACAACCCTACCCagttataaaaatatgttttagtgAGCGCACTGTTGAGCTGTATAGTGGTTTCTTCGTGGTGTGGCACATTCTGTTTTTTCCCCATTTGCTTTTGGGTTTCAGATGGCCATTTAGTCATCTCTGATTAGTTGGAAAATTGAGCGTCTGATGTTCATACCCCAGGATCGTCTTACCATGTTTGTTAATGTGATGACTGGAAAATGGGAAATGATTATGCGAATAGCGTCACCTATAAGTTTGGGTAGCCATCTTGAATTGAGGAGACTGTAATCTATGCACATCAATCGATTGGTTTATTCTATGCATGCTAagcaatttgtttttcttagaCCATAAAGAATTTGCAGAATGTCTCGATGGAGGAGAATGAAAAGTAGTAGATGAGTTGCAGATTTTGACTGATTAAACATGTCTTTTAGGGGATGCAAGGCATGTGGGCGAGCGGAAATAGAAAAGGGCTGTAATGGTGAAGGAAGAATTCAAGGTGGGATAGCAACAGTTCCAGGATTTGGATGGTGGCCAATAAAGGCATTCAGGCCATGTCCAGGTTTTGTTGCATCAGGTGGAAGGTACAAGAGACAAGGGCAAAGCATGGATGAGGTTGCATTTGGGAAGGGGAAGAGTGAAGCTTCAGTTGGTGCATCAGATGATGAAGTTGAAGGAAGGTATGTTTCCTCTGATAATAGAGAATCCGACTTAATGTATCTAGAGCTAATCTATGTGGTTGTCTCTTACAATTGAAGATGTTAAATTCAGCCGGCACAATTTTTTCGGGTTTCTCATCAAACTCCCAGTCTTGGTTCTCTATAGCTTTCTCAACCTCGTGATTTTGATGTCTTTGTTGCATGCATCCAACAATCCGTTGTGTCTGAAATTTTAGTCTTATTGTCCAATAATGAGTGTATAGAATTTTGGTATCACGATTAATGTCCATAGGAGTACCAGGAATTTTGCAGAAATGTACATGATAGAAAGAGCAAAGTTTAAGATGATTTAGAACACTGAAGTACATGCACATGTATGCGTATAAGAATAGGACATCTTTGTGATCAATCCTTGACAACcccgtcttcctcctcctctctctctctctctctcttgtatgcGTGCATGGATTTGCAATTTTAGATACACTATTTGAAGGACTATATGAACTGATCATTCACTGTTTtatgctcctttttttttgcagcaaAAGGAGAAATCCAGGGAGATTCAGGAGGTGAAACTACTGAAGTTGTTTGTATTTGATATGATCTTTATGTGgtattttatttctttccttcctGTGCTGTTCTCTATATTCtgtataatgatttttttttctttttagttttttcaatcCTTTGTTCTTGTGGATGCGAGCACGTCAAAGAGTTGGTGGAGCACTAAAATGATATAGGCTTGGCTGTCCTTATTTCCATGATTTTGTTCTTACTTATTGCTAAAACTTTACCATATT
This genomic interval carries:
- the LOC116260958 gene encoding uncharacterized protein LOC116260958 isoform X2 produces the protein MASLLTTPSPPLLLQTTPSSRPFGGSLSLRKRVSPQTLHSTVQQNDSPVAASTSDSVLSAEPQLPIEDTERVIPIGGCKACGRAEIEKGCNGEGRIQGGIATVPGFGWWPIKAFRPCPGFVASGGRYKRQGQSMDEVAFGKGKSEASVGASDDEVEGSKRRNPGRFRSFFNPLFLWMRARQRVGGALK
- the LOC116261250 gene encoding uncharacterized protein LOC116261250 isoform X2; its protein translation is MSKSKKLLLVEEEVEVRQLEDGLRGSWQMARVIGVSHRVRHVWYENLLYDDGVTNWVERIEVSDVLDGCNRPSAAFAATGYRGWIRPRAPNVYFSGKDLQYGLCVDALYQDGWWEGVVFDRDAGAARRSVFFPDEGDEMTFDIDQLRLSHDWDEASGAWKARGTWVFLQLIGELNEFADMATPAWVKQFWYGLRTTDGFVRDIGEWPLGEPLVWKKLMKLVMRNRYITDCGIEKDIAVVSSSEERVSKRRRVSEPRSRQLCYSEESHVKEPGLLSYNGGDHVTDGLLRNDRDPSHLPCRIVPFNGQQLSATKRKNEDVVPKYNRQAVTDYIQLLDRKKNTNDSVSKALVDRVRTEAKAHLLLMGWKFRYEWKGTRQELHYFTPEGRKFVSFYVACSAYDQWEMNYVNSFVEGKEKDVTRNMRQKKSSQFSDKYDANPSGRAGHTEVPSKAVVHKMHVDVHHAPAAMKPSGLKIILSQNSTKKDNASTGDNEKNKEQNIKAYNIQITQFSGDLKENLDQFLCCVPNSKERDTTKRKRHEKAMQVHTDVSSSRPLRCKTKPFCAQQSDRSGSCKRGKVITLQYCSFCTLKLGCQQVGIKDV
- the LOC116261250 gene encoding uncharacterized protein LOC116261250 isoform X3; this encodes MSKSKKLLLVEEEVEQVRQLEDGLRGSWQMARVIGVSHRVRHVWYENLLYDDGVTNWVERIEVSDVLDGCNRPSAAFAATGYRGWIRPRAPNVYFSGKDLQYGLCVDALYQDGWWEGVVFDRDAGAARRSVFFPDEGDEMTFDIDQLRLSHDWDEASGAWKARGTWVFLQLIGELNEFADMATPAWVKQFWYGLRTTDGFVRDIGEWPLGEPLVWKKLMKLVMRNRYITDCGIEKDIAVVSSSEERVSKRRRVSEPRSRQLCYSEESHVKEPDGLLRNDRDPSHLPCRIVPFNGQQLSATKRKNEDVVPKYNRQAVTDYIQLLDRKKNTNDSVSKALVDRVRTEAKAHLLLMGWKFRYEWKGTRQELHYFTPEGRKFVSFYVACSAYDQWEMNYVNSFVEGKEKDVTRNMRQKKSSQFSDKYDANPSGRAGHTEVPSKAVVHKMHVDVHHAPAAMKPSGLKIILSQNSTKKDNASTGDNEKNKEQNIKAYNIQITQFSGDLKENLDQFLCCVPNSKERDTTKRKRHEKAMQVHTDVSSSRPLRCKTKPFCAQQSDRSGSCKRGKVITLQYCSFCTLKLGCQQVGIKDV
- the LOC116261250 gene encoding uncharacterized protein LOC116261250 isoform X1 encodes the protein MSKSKKLLLVEEEVEQVRQLEDGLRGSWQMARVIGVSHRVRHVWYENLLYDDGVTNWVERIEVSDVLDGCNRPSAAFAATGYRGWIRPRAPNVYFSGKDLQYGLCVDALYQDGWWEGVVFDRDAGAARRSVFFPDEGDEMTFDIDQLRLSHDWDEASGAWKARGTWVFLQLIGELNEFADMATPAWVKQFWYGLRTTDGFVRDIGEWPLGEPLVWKKLMKLVMRNRYITDCGIEKDIAVVSSSEERVSKRRRVSEPRSRQLCYSEESHVKEPGLLSYNGGDHVTDGLLRNDRDPSHLPCRIVPFNGQQLSATKRKNEDVVPKYNRQAVTDYIQLLDRKKNTNDSVSKALVDRVRTEAKAHLLLMGWKFRYEWKGTRQELHYFTPEGRKFVSFYVACSAYDQWEMNYVNSFVEGKEKDVTRNMRQKKSSQFSDKYDANPSGRAGHTEVPSKAVVHKMHVDVHHAPAAMKPSGLKIILSQNSTKKDNASTGDNEKNKEQNIKAYNIQITQFSGDLKENLDQFLCCVPNSKERDTTKRKRHEKAMQVHTDVSSSRPLRCKTKPFCAQQSDRSGSCKRGKVITLQYCSFCTLKLGCQQVGIKDV
- the LOC116261250 gene encoding uncharacterized protein LOC116261250 isoform X4, with the protein product MSKSKKLLLVEEEVEQVRQLEDGLRGSWQMARVIGVSHRVRHVWYENLLYDDGVTNWVERIEVSDVLDGCNRPSAAFAATGYRGWIRPRAPNVYFSGKDLQYGLCVDALYQDGWWEGVVFDRDAGAARRSVFFPDEGDEMTFDIDQLRLSHDWDEASGAWKARGTWVFLQLIGELNEFADMATPAWVKQFWYGLRTTDGFVRDIGEWPLGEPLVWKKLMKLVMRNRYITDCGIEKDIAVVSSSEERVSKRRRVSEPRSRQLCYSEESHVKEPGLLSYNGGDHVTDGLLRNDRDPSHLPCRIVPFNGQQLSATKRKNEDVVPKYNRQAVTDYIQLLDRKKNTNDSVSKALVDRVRTEAKAHLLLMGWKFRYEWKGTRQELHYFTPEGRKFVSFYVACSAYDQWEMNYVNSFVEGKEKDVTRNMRQKKSSQFSDKYDANPSGRAGHTEVPSKAVVHKMHVDVHHAPAAMKPSGLKIILSQNSTKKDNASTGDNEKNKEQNIKAYNIQITQFSGDLKENLDQFLCCVPNSKERDTTKRKRHEKAMQVHTDVSSSRPLRCKTKPFCAQQSDRSGSCKRGKIQRLGLSAHF
- the LOC116260958 gene encoding uncharacterized protein LOC116260958 isoform X1; amino-acid sequence: MASLLTTPSPPLLLQTTPSSRPFGGSLSLRKRVSPQTLHSTVQQNDSPVAASTSDSVLSAEPQLPIEDTERVIPIGGCKACGRAEIEKGCNGEGRIQGGIATVPGFGWWPIKAFRPCPGFVASGGRYKRQGQSMDEVAFGKGKSEASVGASDDEVEGSKRRNPGRFRRFIRGTDLTVTSSSSTLALNTTETLNQRLGLGS